Proteins from a genomic interval of Acidobacteriota bacterium:
- a CDS encoding TerD family protein, with protein sequence MIALTQGGNFLLELSDERSPVVMIGITWHPSTVGRVPVELDVSCFLLKPDGKVRSDADFIFYNQNKDLAKSVFLLTEGDSALPRGAAVGFRAMLNKIPASITKLAFCLTIYEAGARRQSFGQVKGIRIFLTNQAGTLLGQYELSNHLTSETAVILGELYRYKDQWKFRAVGQGYTGGLAALATGFGVELDAPTHPTPVVTPPRSNQPAMVRQIPAVQIPTPPAPQPQTFPDGFCQRCGKEAGIIGKLFGYNAQTKRCKACDKEYQKELNVFRQYFIQYCADGILTQDEWASLQRIATDRRLKWDEALGYVQADSVLFLERTLTFAASDGIITDEEYTGIHQLQKKLNIPLVHAKPIFDRLDYLKRISDIRHGKLSACTTNAHLESGEVCYLETSAVYHKITTRTTEHIPGTFVATNKILRFLSPKGGWTIQWKNVMRTSHGNQCVCLELSTKKGNGHYQVGDCLYVEAVIAALTKISKRQLLVPQSEDVSRHIPQDVKTAVWQRDKGKCVQCASASYLEFDHIIPFSLGGASTLNNIQLLCRRCNLAKGNRL encoded by the coding sequence GTGATTGCATTAACCCAGGGAGGTAATTTTCTTTTGGAACTGTCTGACGAGCGTTCGCCAGTCGTCATGATTGGAATAACCTGGCACCCTTCAACGGTTGGTCGGGTGCCGGTTGAACTCGACGTCAGTTGTTTTTTGCTCAAGCCAGATGGAAAAGTCCGCTCCGACGCCGATTTCATTTTCTATAACCAGAACAAAGATCTGGCTAAGTCAGTTTTTTTACTGACTGAAGGTGATTCCGCTCTCCCCAGGGGGGCTGCCGTTGGATTCCGTGCCATGCTGAACAAAATTCCCGCTTCGATTACAAAGTTGGCATTTTGCCTGACGATTTACGAAGCGGGGGCTCGCCGGCAATCTTTTGGTCAGGTGAAAGGGATTCGCATTTTTTTGACCAATCAGGCTGGAACGCTGCTCGGTCAGTATGAATTGTCCAATCATCTCACGAGTGAAACGGCGGTTATCCTCGGCGAACTGTATCGGTACAAAGACCAGTGGAAATTTCGGGCCGTCGGTCAGGGGTACACGGGCGGACTGGCTGCCCTGGCGACCGGGTTCGGGGTTGAACTTGACGCGCCGACACACCCGACTCCGGTAGTCACTCCACCGCGTTCAAATCAACCAGCGATGGTTCGACAAATCCCGGCTGTCCAAATTCCAACGCCTCCGGCGCCGCAGCCACAGACCTTTCCGGATGGATTTTGCCAGCGGTGCGGAAAAGAAGCCGGGATCATTGGCAAACTTTTTGGCTACAATGCCCAAACAAAGCGCTGTAAAGCCTGTGACAAAGAGTACCAGAAAGAACTCAATGTTTTCCGACAGTATTTTATCCAGTATTGTGCCGATGGAATTCTGACTCAGGACGAATGGGCCAGTCTGCAGCGGATAGCAACTGATCGGCGACTCAAGTGGGACGAGGCTCTGGGGTATGTTCAGGCGGATTCAGTCCTCTTTTTAGAAAGAACCCTTACCTTTGCGGCGTCAGATGGAATTATTACTGATGAGGAATACACCGGGATCCATCAACTTCAGAAGAAATTGAACATTCCGCTGGTTCATGCGAAGCCAATTTTTGACCGGCTTGATTATTTGAAGCGGATTTCAGACATCCGGCACGGCAAGCTTTCGGCCTGTACCACCAACGCGCACCTTGAGTCAGGTGAAGTTTGCTACCTGGAAACCAGTGCGGTGTATCACAAAATCACGACTCGAACGACTGAGCACATTCCAGGGACCTTTGTCGCGACAAACAAAATTCTTCGGTTTCTCTCGCCCAAAGGCGGCTGGACGATACAATGGAAAAATGTAATGCGGACATCACACGGCAATCAATGTGTGTGCCTTGAACTTTCAACCAAGAAGGGAAATGGTCATTACCAGGTCGGAGATTGTTTGTATGTCGAAGCCGTCATCGCGGCCTTGACCAAAATTTCCAAACGCCAGCTTCTGGTCCCGCAAAGCGAAGATGTGAGCCGACATATTCCACAAGATGTCAAAACGGCTGTCTGGCAACGAGATAAGGGAAAGTGTGTGCAATGTGCGTCAGCCTCGTATCTTGAATTTGACCACATCATTCCATTCAGCCTGGGCGGTGCCAGCACGCTCAACAATATTCAGCTTTTGTGTCGCAGATGTAACCTGGCCAAAGGGAATCGGCTTTAA